From the genome of Clavibacter nebraskensis NCPPB 2581:
TGTCGGCCGCGAGGAACGGGTCGTCCGCCTTCGCGCCGACCGGCTGCGAGAAGGTCCAGACGAGGTCGTCGTCCGCGATCGAGATCACGGACTGCTGCGCTGGGAACTGCGCGCCGCCGGAGAAGAAGGCCTTGAGCGCCGCCGTGCCGTTCGCGGCGACCGTGTTGTGCTGCAGGTACGCCGGGTCGAAGGAGCGGTCGAGCACGCTCGCGTCGTGATCCCGGAAGAGCGTGTCGTAGGCGCCCACGGCCAGCTGCCGGTTCGCCTCCTCCTGCTGCTCGGTCAGCTCGGGCGCGTCGGCCTTCCCCTGGTAGAGGTCGCTGAACATCGTGTTCGTGTTGCCGCTCGCGGGCGTGCCCTGCGGCACCGGCTGGTGGAACGACCAGACCGCGGTGACCTTGCCGTCCGCGAGGCGGAAGAGGTCGACGGCCGCTTCGCCGGTGCGCTCGTCGTCGGGCTTGGAGGTGATCTGGTAGTGGACGGCCACGAGGTCACCGTCCGCG
Proteins encoded in this window:
- a CDS encoding nuclear transport factor 2 family protein yields the protein MSVQRIPVSLLARGTAALAGVVVLAGCSAPGAASAATDAAPDTTTAVATASGDGGTTADRSDSDAEDRNADTISALFTAAFPDPASPAANAAAIATIAPDATANGTGAKAGPGGFLDEFATAHQRVPGAQAVVKHIAADGDLVAVHYQITSKPDDERTGEAAVDLFRLADGKVTAVWSFHQPVPQGTPASGNTNTMFSDLYQGKADAPELTEQQEEANRQLAVGAYDTLFRDHDASVLDRSFDPAYLQHNTVAANGTAALKAFFSGGAQFPAQQSVISIADDDLVWTFSQPVGAKADDPFLAADIFRVDGGLIREHWDVVPAS